One genomic window of Candidatus Methylomirabilis sp. includes the following:
- a CDS encoding 2-oxoacid:acceptor oxidoreductase subunit alpha has translation RHTPELKKDGVLVYDSSAFTPPDGDGFIRYAVPLTDLAKKDVGRAQSKNMVALGVLGHLFELPYKALEEAIAKRFQAKGQKIVESNLTALKVGYEHVTREVQKRDPFKLPEAIPHERMVIAGNQAIALGVMAAGCRFVTGYPITPASDILEELAEELPKFGGTAIQAEDEMAALAACIGGSFAGQRVFTCTSGPGFSLMTELFNLASMAELPVVIADVQRAGPSTGMPTKAEQSDLFHALFGGHGEAPRVVLATANVADCFSLTVLAFNLAEKYQLPVILMSDQALSSRAEGIEPIDLSKVKLEERVKPTPEQLQAYKRYAFTETGVSPMAIPGESGPGGVYCARGIEHDEYGIPNYEPAMHREMTRKRFRKLEAMRRDLPPPPVYGPADADVGVIGWGSTEGAIREALGRAAEKGIKAAGLHLRVLNPLQDEPIRAFLKGKKRIVIPEMNYNGQLAHLLRARYLIDPLQLDICEGRPIKVLEILQAIEEAAHGH, from the coding sequence CGCCACACCCCCGAACTGAAGAAGGACGGGGTGCTGGTCTACGACTCCTCCGCCTTCACCCCCCCCGATGGCGACGGCTTCATCCGCTACGCCGTTCCCCTGACCGACCTCGCCAAGAAGGACGTGGGGCGGGCCCAGAGCAAGAACATGGTGGCCCTCGGGGTCCTGGGCCACCTGTTCGAGCTCCCCTACAAGGCCCTGGAGGAGGCGATCGCCAAGCGCTTCCAGGCGAAGGGGCAAAAGATCGTCGAGTCCAACCTGACCGCTCTGAAGGTCGGCTATGAGCACGTGACGCGCGAGGTCCAGAAGCGGGATCCCTTCAAGCTGCCGGAGGCGATCCCCCACGAGCGGATGGTCATCGCCGGCAACCAGGCGATCGCCCTGGGGGTGATGGCGGCGGGATGCCGGTTCGTGACCGGCTACCCGATCACCCCGGCCAGCGACATCCTGGAGGAGCTTGCCGAGGAGTTGCCCAAATTCGGCGGCACGGCCATCCAGGCCGAGGATGAGATGGCAGCCCTCGCCGCCTGCATCGGGGGGTCGTTCGCCGGCCAGAGGGTCTTCACCTGCACCTCGGGTCCCGGGTTCTCTCTCATGACCGAGCTCTTCAACCTCGCCTCCATGGCGGAGCTGCCGGTGGTCATCGCCGACGTCCAGCGGGCGGGCCCCTCCACCGGGATGCCGACGAAGGCGGAGCAGTCGGACCTCTTCCACGCCCTCTTCGGCGGCCACGGCGAGGCGCCCCGGGTCGTCCTGGCCACGGCGAACGTGGCGGACTGCTTTTCCCTGACGGTCCTCGCCTTCAATCTCGCCGAGAAGTACCAGCTCCCGGTCATCCTCATGTCGGACCAGGCCCTCTCCAGCCGGGCCGAGGGGATCGAGCCCATTGACCTGAGCAAGGTGAAGCTGGAGGAGCGGGTGAAGCCGACCCCCGAGCAGCTGCAGGCGTACAAGCGGTACGCCTTCACGGAGACGGGGGTCTCCCCCATGGCGATTCCGGGGGAGTCCGGGCCGGGTGGCGTCTACTGCGCCCGGGGCATCGAGCACGACGAGTACGGGATCCCCAATTATGAGCCCGCGATGCACCGGGAGATGACCCGGAAGCGCTTCCGAAAACTGGAGGCGATGCGAAGGGACCTGCCCCCACCGCCCGTGTACGGTCCTGCCGACGCCGACGTGGGGGTCATCGGCTGGGGCTCCACCGAGGGGGCCATCCGCGAGGCCCTGGGGCGAGCGGCTGAGAAAGGGATCAAGGCGGCTGGCCTCCACCTCCGGGTCCTGAACCCGCTTCAGGACGAGCCGATCCGGGCCTTCCTGAAGGGGAAGAAGCGGATCGTGATTCCCGAGATGAACTACAACGGGCAGCTGGCCCACCTGCTGCGGGCGCGGTACCTGATCGACCCGCTCCAGCTGGACATCTGCGAGGGCCGGCCCATCAAGGTC